The genomic interval TCAATATAGCCGGGCGCTTCAGATTTGTCCGGCTTTGCCGGTTTTGATTGGGCAGCGGCGAGAGCGGCGTTCGCAGTGGCCGGAGGCTCCTCTTCGCTGTTCAGGGCGATGAAGCGCGAATTGCCGTACGTGAACGCGCCGTAAGGCAGCCCCATGTGCTCGGTGTAGAGCGCCTGCATGCCGGCGTTGGGAACGTTGTTGCCGTCGTCCATTTCATGATTGCCAGGTGCGTTGAAGACCGGCGTCTTGGCGGTCTTGGCGATATCGAGAAACTCTTTGTACTGCCCTTTGATGCGCTTGGGATGGTTGGGCGCTTTTCCGGAAATAGTGTCGCCGGTCCACAGCACAAACGCCGGACCGAGTTTCTTCACCGCGGCGAAGATCGTGCCGGGAATCGGCGGCTGCGGGTCGCTACTGTGCGCGGGACGATTGTCTCCGGCCACCACGAAGATGAAGTGGTCAGAGTGAGAGGCTGAAGCCAGGTCGCCGGTACCGGGAAGCGACTTGAGGGCCGGCATCTTGTCATCGGCGGCGATGCCGGCCGAGCACAATATGAAGGTGAGGACAATTCTTGCCAGGACCGCAGACAAGGGTCGCAACATAAACGTTCCTTTCCGTTGCTCCAGACTGGGCGCAGAAATGCTACCACCATCGGCGGGCGATACGGCGCAAATGTCCTTCTTTCGCGAAATGCGGAAAGTCACAGGGAGTTGCCTACGGCTTCTTTTCCTCTCCCGCAACACCGCCGGTGGCCACCGCAGGCGGAGCCACCGTGACCAGCGCGTTGGCGGTGCCGATGAGGCCGGTGCGGCCGTCGCGCACGCCCAGCCGTAGCAGGTAATCGCCCGGCTGGAGGTCCAGCATTTGCCGGCAAGGGAAGAAGCGTCCCATAATCTGCTTGAAGTCCTCAGCCTTGAGCTTGGCCGCGGTGTTGTTGCCGCGAATTACTACCGGCTCGCCTTTCGCGGAGAACACCTGCACGGCGCAATCCACGCTGCCGTATTGCAGGCCGTCTTCTTTGAGTTCGAAACTCAATGTATGAGGATCAATCATGTAGTTGATCACAACTTTGTTGCTGCTCTTCTCCGACGGCGGGTCTACGGAAGCGCGAAAGCTCAGGCCGGTTGCTACCGGCGAATCCAGGCTCAGGGCCTGCGCAAAATCCGCGGATTGCTGTTTGGGGTCCAGCTTGGCATACGACTGCGGTTCCAGCGAAAAATATCCCAGGCGGTGGTGGAGCTTGATTCCCGGACGGTTTACCTTCACGCTGATGCGCCGGAACTTGCCGTTCCAATCTTTGTTGTCAGGATAGTAGCCCAGCGTGTAATAAGTGCTTCCGTCTTCCACGCTCTGGCGGATGGCGCCCTCCAGATTGTTGGTGTTGTAAAACGCGCGCCCGCCGGTCTGGTCGGCGATGGTGTTCATGGAGGTGTGCGCGCTGAGCGATTCTGTGGACTGCGCGCTCAGGTCGCTGGTCACGTCAACGCCCCGGTGAAGGTCGCCATGGGTATTTTCTCTCCGCGCCTCGCGTCCCAGGTCCTGGCCGCTGCTGTCTTCTTTTCTAAGCTGTGACGATGGGTCGCTGTTGACCAGCGTCCGCGCGTCCACCGGATACACCGCAACCTGGGCTTCACTGAGCATGTTGGCCATGCGCTCAATCTCCGCGTTGTAGTTGCGGTCCCCGCTGCTGGTTATCTGGGCGATGTCGCTGTTCACGAGTTCGGAAAAAACGCTGGCGGGAAAACTCTCTGACAGCCAGATAAGGTTCTTGCGGCCGGGATAGCCGGCCAGCGTGCGCGCCAGGGCCTTCATCGCAGCCACCGTCAGGGCCAGGCGCATGTCGGTTTGGCTGGACGTGGAGCTTTCTTCAAACACGCGGATGCGCTGCAGCATGCCACCCATGCCCAGATCAACCATAGCCGCAGCAACTGGATTCGTATAGGAGGCCGCTTTTCCTCCCGGCAGGTTTTCCTGCAGAGGCGCGGCGTGGTCCTTGGTTTTCTTGAGAGCGGCCTTCAACAGCGTGGGGTCGGTGGTGAAATCCTGCAGCAAAATCAGCTTACTGCTGAGTGCATAGACCGCGATAGGCTGGCCGGCGGGCATCTTCTCCAGAAACTTGAGCATTTGCTCCCGCAACAAGGTCTGGTTGGTGGACCGGGTGTTCAGGATGTCCAGCAGCAGAATGTTGAGCGCGCCGCCTTTGGCGCGCTTGGGAACATTGGTGACATAGTTCGCGGGAAGAGGGGCCGCCGCTTGAGCAGTTTCCGGAGCGGCAGGTTCTTCGTTGGGATGGTGAAAGGCGAACACCCGGACGTGTTGGTCGCGGCCATCTTCCTGGACGGTGAAGTCTTCAGCCTTGAGGTCAGTGATGGGCGCGCCTTTCTTGTCTGCCGCTACCACGTCAACCACCACCAGCCGCGTAGTGACTCGCAGCACCGTGGAGGATTGGAAGGCCGGGCTGGCGGCGTCCTGCTGGGCCGCGGCGGGCAGAGTCGCGGACTGCGAAGGCGGCTGAGGATCCGTTTGCGCCGCGCAGATTGTGCTGAACAATCCGACAGATAAGAGAGTAATGAAAACAGCAAAGGTAAGATGACGGATGCGCTTATGCATGACCTGCTCCTTACGCCGGCGACTACGGATGGCGCCCGCGGCGACGAGGAGAAATCGCTACCCCGGAATGCGTCCTTAAAGCCGATAGATTACCAGCCGATTTTGGCTGCGATTCTCAGGCGCAATTTTCAGCCGGATTTTTTACATTCTGACAAGTAAGCTATCACCGCCCAACGCGCTTTCGCAATGGCCGCAAGAGGTTTACGGCTGTACGCGCCGTTGCGCCGTTATCTCAAGGTAAGAATTGGCATACGTACACACTTATCCCGCGCGCGGTAATGCCGTTAAGGCATGGTTTCAGGTCAGGGGGCCGGACTAAGGAATGCGCAGTTCTACGCCGTTGGCGGAGTTGGCCTGTTCGGTGGCACCGCGATCAAGATCGGCCAGTACGTACCGGCGCGCGCTGTGTTCATCGAAGATCCAGAGCGCTTGTCCCGTAATCGCGTAGTTCTTGGCGGTCAACCGGCGTCCATCACGAAAGACAAAAATGGTGGAAGCAGCCGGCGGCACAGCCGAGATGGACTGCCCTGGAGCCGCAGTCTGCGGGTACTGGGAACGAGACTCGCGTTGCTCGTCGCGCAGGTCTGCTACTTCATCCGACAGCCTCTGCACTTCGGTAGTCAGCTCAACGTCACTGCCGCCGCCGTTGTTGCTATATACAACCGTGGTAGCAGGCGGGTAGTAGCCATAGTAGTCGGGATAGTAGTAAGGATAGTATCCGGGAAAGAGCGGCGCACCAACGAAGCCGAAGCCAAAGAACGGGCTGCATCCGAAGAAGCCAAAACAACTGTTGAAGAAGAACGGCCGGCGGAAGTGTCCAAAGGGCCGGTTAAAAAACGGCCGCGAGCCGAAGAACACGCGGTTGGATACGAACGCGCTGCGTCCGCCGACAAAGACACCGCTGCGCACGAAACCGCTGCTACGAACCACGCCGCCGCGGCGCGCAAAGTTGCCGCTTCTGACAAAACCACCGCTGCGGGCGAAGCCGCCGCTGCGCGCAAAGCCGCCGCTGCGCGCAAAGCCGCCGCTGCGGACGCCCGGTCCGCCCCTGAACCCTGGCGACGAACGAAACGCCGGAGCCGAGCGGAACCCAGAACTTGATCGCGGCGCGGATGAGAACCGCGGGCCGCTGGAGAAACTACGGCCGCCGCCGGAGGAACCACGTCCCCCGCCGCCGCGCATTTGCGCTTGCGCGGATGTAGATAAAGATATGAGAGCAAAAATAGCTAGCGCCGAAATGGATAATAGGCTTCGCATGCAGATATTTTAGTCCTCTTATGGGTCCCCGGAAGCAAGAGAATTTTTCCCTTGTTTTCAAGCGTCTGGGGTGGGTGACGGAATAGTTTGGCGGGTTAAGGCGCGTAGCGTTGACCACGTCTGGCCATATCGCGAGGTAGTTCTTAAGGCGTTGATGGCTGTCCTGCGCAAAAGCGGAGAAAAACCTCACCGCTGATGAACGCTGATGACACTGATCGGAATGCAGGGTTGGAGATCGGCTGAGGACCAAACCATCAGCGTTCATCTGCGCAGATCTGCGGCAAATTCTGATTGAGCGACCCGCGATCCACTCCTGATCATGTCTGCGGCCTTCTCCGCGATCATGATCGTGGGCGCATTCGTGTTGCCGCCGGGGACGGTAGGCATCACCGACGCGTCCACCACACGCAGGCCTTCCACGCCGCGCACCCGCAGCTCGGAATCTACGACCGCACTATTGTCATTGCTGCGGCCCATCTTGCATGTGCCCACGGGATGATAGAGCGTCTCAGCGAACTTGGTGACATGGGCGCGGAGAGCGTTGGTGTCTTTGGCATCCGGGCCGGGCAGGATTTCTTTGCCGCGATACTTGGCGAAAGCGTCGGCGGCGGCCAGGGCGCGCGACAGCTTGAGGCCTTCCACCATCACGTCCATGTCGCGGTCGTCGGCGAAGTAGTTGGCGTGGATCAGCGGC from Terriglobia bacterium carries:
- a CDS encoding metallophosphoesterase produces the protein MLRPLSAVLARIVLTFILCSAGIAADDKMPALKSLPGTGDLASASHSDHFIFVVAGDNRPAHSSDPQPPIPGTIFAAVKKLGPAFVLWTGDTISGKAPNHPKRIKGQYKEFLDIAKTAKTPVFNAPGNHEMDDGNNVPNAGMQALYTEHMGLPYGAFTYGNSRFIALNSEEEPPATANAALAAAQSKPAKPDKSEAPGYIDADQLAALKKDLDDNKDKAHIFIFMHHPVKPAKAKDGLDPVSVQALEDLFKNYSNVSYVFSGHEHMYYNPQSKSGIGKPPGRTDPSQPPDYLVSGGAGAPLKKLPGGFYHYLVFTVDKGKVSVQLIKVQ
- a CDS encoding VWA domain-containing protein, yielding MHKRIRHLTFAVFITLLSVGLFSTICAAQTDPQPPSQSATLPAAAQQDAASPAFQSSTVLRVTTRLVVVDVVAADKKGAPITDLKAEDFTVQEDGRDQHVRVFAFHHPNEEPAAPETAQAAAPLPANYVTNVPKRAKGGALNILLLDILNTRSTNQTLLREQMLKFLEKMPAGQPIAVYALSSKLILLQDFTTDPTLLKAALKKTKDHAAPLQENLPGGKAASYTNPVAAAMVDLGMGGMLQRIRVFEESSTSSQTDMRLALTVAAMKALARTLAGYPGRKNLIWLSESFPASVFSELVNSDIAQITSSGDRNYNAEIERMANMLSEAQVAVYPVDARTLVNSDPSSQLRKEDSSGQDLGREARRENTHGDLHRGVDVTSDLSAQSTESLSAHTSMNTIADQTGGRAFYNTNNLEGAIRQSVEDGSTYYTLGYYPDNKDWNGKFRRISVKVNRPGIKLHHRLGYFSLEPQSYAKLDPKQQSADFAQALSLDSPVATGLSFRASVDPPSEKSSNKVVINYMIDPHTLSFELKEDGLQYGSVDCAVQVFSAKGEPVVIRGNNTAAKLKAEDFKQIMGRFFPCRQMLDLQPGDYLLRLGVRDGRTGLIGTANALVTVAPPAVATGGVAGEEKKP